Part of the Polaribacter sp. Hel1_33_78 genome is shown below.
CCAAACAGAATCACTTATTCAAACGTATCACAACTTTGAAGAAAATGAATTCTCTAAGATTTTTGACAATGAGTTTTTTGGATATACCAAAGTAACCATAGAACAACCAACTATAAAAAACGATAAGGTTGTTAAGGATACAAAAGGAAATCCAAAACCAAACACTAAATTAAGAGATAGTGAGAGAATACCTCTTACCGAAGATATTGAAGAATATTTTAACAGAGAAGTAGAACCACATTTACCTCATAGTTGGATGGATAGAGAGAAGGATAAAGTGGGTTATGAAATCAACTTTACAAAGTATTTTTATCAGTACAAACCATTACGTAGTTTAGGAGATATTACCTCTGATTTATTGGAGTTAGAAAAAGAGAGTGAAGGAATCTTTAAAGAAATTATAAATGAATAGATACCAATACTATAAAAACGTACCTGAAACATGGATTGGAGATATTCCTGTTCATTGGAAAATTTCTTTAGTTAGTAGACATTTTAATATTGGAAGAGGAAGAGTTATATCTAAAGTTGAAATTTTCGAGAATAAAGGTGATTTTCCAGTTTATAGTTCTCAAACAACAAATAATGGTGAATTAGGAAAAATTAACACATATGATTTCGATGGAGAATATGTGACATGGACAACAGATGGAGCAAATACTGGTACATGTTTTCACAGAAATGGGAAGTTTAACACAACTAATGTTTGTGGAATGTTAAGTAAACGGAACATTCTTTTTGAACTTAAGTATTTGTGTTTCTATTTAAACCTTGTAACAAAACCATACGTTCGTATTGACATAAACCCAAAGTTAATGAATAATATGATGGGGGGAATACCATTAATTGTTCCTCCAATATTCGAACAACAACAAATCGTATCCTTTTTGGATGATAAAACCCAAAAGATATATTCTCTTATCCAACAAAAAGAAAAGAAGATAGAACTCCTTAAAGAGAAAAGAACCTCACTCATTAACCATGTTGTAACCAAAGGTGTTAATCCCAATGTGGAGATGAAAGATTCTGGAGTGGAATGGATTGGTGAGATTCCAAGTCATTGGAATACTTCAAAGTTAAAATATCATGGTAATTTTTTTAGTGGTTACTCATTTGACAGTAATGATTTTCAAAATGAAGGTGAGGTAAGAGTTATTAAAATTTCTAACATTCAAAACAATGGTGTTTCTTGGGAAGATTTATCATTTTTACCAAAAAACTATTATGACGATTTTGAAGGATTTAGAGTATTAAAAGGAGATTTAATTTTTGTTTTAACAAGACCTATAATCTCCACAGGAATTAAAGTATGTTTTTATCAGGAAGAACATTTAACTCTTTTGAATCAAAGAAATAGTGTATTTAGACCTGATGTAGATACTTTAGTAAAAAGATTTTTATTCTTTTTAGTTAGGACGTTTTACTTTTTTGAAGAATTCAAACAACAACTAAAAGGAAGTGGTCAACCAAATATATCTACAGAACAAATATCAAATATTAAAATCTATTTACCCTCTCTTAAAGAACAACAACAAATCGTTGAGTATTTAGATAAACAAACAGAAGAAATTGATACCCTCATCCAATTAGAACAAAAGAAAATAGATACTCTAAAAGAATATCGTCAATCTTTAATATCAGAAGTAGTAACAGGTAAAATAAGAGTATGTGAAGAAGATAATTCATTGATTTTAAACTCCCAAACCGTATGAGAAAACCAAACGAAGAACGTTTCGAAAAACATATAGAACAAACCTTAATTCAACATGGGTATACTTCTCGTTTATATACGGAGTACGATAGAAACCAATGTCAACTTCAAGAAGAACTCATAGAGTTTATTAAATCTACTCAAAAGGAAGAATATGATAAACTATACAAACAATTTGATACTTCAACAGATAAACAACTGAGTAAGATTGTAAATGACCAAATCTCTAAAAGAGGGATTATTGATGTTCTTAGAAAAGGAATTAGTACAAGAGGATGTTCTTTTGATATGGTATATTTTGAACCAAAGAGTGGTTTGAATCCTGAACATCAATCTAAATTTGAAAAGAATCGTTTTGTATCAGTTCGTCAACTTCACTATTCTAATAAAAATGAGAATTCTATTGATTTGGTATTGTTCTTAAACGGAATACCAATTATTACAATGGAGTTGAAAAACCAACTCACAGGACAAAACATAAAGAACTCAGAGAACCAATACAAATACGATAGAAACCCAATAGGAGAACCCCTATTACAGTTTAAAAGGTGTTTGGTACATTTCTGTGTAGATAACGATAAAGTATCTATGACTACTCGATTGAGTGGTAACAAAACAAGGTTCTTACCTTACAATAAGGGGATAGAAAACCCATCTGTAAAAGATGATTTTCGTTCTGAGTATTTATGGAATGAAATCTTACTTCCTAATTCACTTTTAGATATCATAGAGAACTTTGTATTGGTATCCGTAGAATCTAAAAAGGAGTGGAATGATAAACTGAAAAAAGTAACTTTAGAAAAGGAAGAGATTCTTATATTCCCTCGTTACCACCAATTAGATGTTATTCGTAAAGTAAGGAGTAGTGTAAAAGAAGAAGGTGTTGGAAACAATTACCTAATTCAACATACCACAGGTTCAGGTAAATCATTTAGTATTGGTTGGTTATCACATACCCTAACCTCATTGTATAAAACCAAAGAAGATACCAAACGAATGTTTGATACCATATTGGTAATTACAGATAGAAAGGTATTAGATAGTCAGTTAAAAAAGACTGTTAAAGATTTACAACAAACTGATGGGGTGGTGAACCCAGTAGATATTAACTCAAAACAATTAAAAGAGTTTTTAGAAAAAGGAAAAGATATCATTGTAACTACAATTCAGAAGTTTCCTTTTATCTCTGAAACCATTTCACAACTAAAAGGACAAACCTTTGGAGTAGTGATTGATGAAGTACATTCATCTCAGAGTGGAGAAACCTCTAAACACCTAAAGAAATCACTTTCAGGAGATGTTATTGAAAATGAGGATGGAGAGGTAGATTATGAAGAAATGATTCGTAAAGAAATTGAATCTAGAGGAAAACAACCTCATATATCTTTCTTTGGTTTCACAGGAACTCCTAAAAATAAAACATTAGAACTCTTTGGTAGAAAGAATGAAAATGATGGGTTTGAACCCTTCCATTCTTACTCCATGAAACAATCTATTCACGAGGGATTCACTTTAGATGTATTAGAACATTATACAACTTATAAAAGATATTTTAAGGTAAAACAAACGGACACAGAGGATAAGGAATTACCTGAAGGACAGGTTATGAAACAACTTGTTGATTATGTAGATTCTCATGATGAGACCATTAATCAAAAGGTTAATATTATTCTTAATCATTTTACTTCATCAACTTCCAAAAAAATAAACGGAAGAGGAAGAGGAATGGTGGTAGTTCGTTCTCGTAAACATTGTGTTCTTTTCCATAAAGAAATGGTACGTCAAATGAAAGAGAGAGGACTTTCATATTCTTGTTTAGTAGGGTTTAGTGGTGTAGTTCATTTAAAAGGGGACCATAAGGAGTATACAGAAGTATCTCTAAATAAAGAAAACGGATTAGAAGGTTCAAACATTCCAAGTGGTTTGAAAGACCCACGATTTAGAATCTTAATTGTATCCAATAAGTTTCAAACAGGATTTGATGAACCATTGATTCACTCTATGTATGTAGATAAGAAATTGAGTGGAGTTCAATGTGTACAAACCCTTTCAAGATTAAACAGAACGAAGAGTGGTAAAACAGATACGTTTGTTTTAGATTTTGTAAATGATACGGAAAAGATAGTAGAATCATTTCAACCATTTTATACATCAACCGTTCTAACA
Proteins encoded:
- a CDS encoding restriction endonuclease subunit S, with product MNRYQYYKNVPETWIGDIPVHWKISLVSRHFNIGRGRVISKVEIFENKGDFPVYSSQTTNNGELGKINTYDFDGEYVTWTTDGANTGTCFHRNGKFNTTNVCGMLSKRNILFELKYLCFYLNLVTKPYVRIDINPKLMNNMMGGIPLIVPPIFEQQQIVSFLDDKTQKIYSLIQQKEKKIELLKEKRTSLINHVVTKGVNPNVEMKDSGVEWIGEIPSHWNTSKLKYHGNFFSGYSFDSNDFQNEGEVRVIKISNIQNNGVSWEDLSFLPKNYYDDFEGFRVLKGDLIFVLTRPIISTGIKVCFYQEEHLTLLNQRNSVFRPDVDTLVKRFLFFLVRTFYFFEEFKQQLKGSGQPNISTEQISNIKIYLPSLKEQQQIVEYLDKQTEEIDTLIQLEQKKIDTLKEYRQSLISEVVTGKIRVCEEDNSLILNSQTV
- a CDS encoding type I restriction endonuclease subunit R, with the translated sequence MRKPNEERFEKHIEQTLIQHGYTSRLYTEYDRNQCQLQEELIEFIKSTQKEEYDKLYKQFDTSTDKQLSKIVNDQISKRGIIDVLRKGISTRGCSFDMVYFEPKSGLNPEHQSKFEKNRFVSVRQLHYSNKNENSIDLVLFLNGIPIITMELKNQLTGQNIKNSENQYKYDRNPIGEPLLQFKRCLVHFCVDNDKVSMTTRLSGNKTRFLPYNKGIENPSVKDDFRSEYLWNEILLPNSLLDIIENFVLVSVESKKEWNDKLKKVTLEKEEILIFPRYHQLDVIRKVRSSVKEEGVGNNYLIQHTTGSGKSFSIGWLSHTLTSLYKTKEDTKRMFDTILVITDRKVLDSQLKKTVKDLQQTDGVVNPVDINSKQLKEFLEKGKDIIVTTIQKFPFISETISQLKGQTFGVVIDEVHSSQSGETSKHLKKSLSGDVIENEDGEVDYEEMIRKEIESRGKQPHISFFGFTGTPKNKTLELFGRKNENDGFEPFHSYSMKQSIHEGFTLDVLEHYTTYKRYFKVKQTDTEDKELPEGQVMKQLVDYVDSHDETINQKVNIILNHFTSSTSKKINGRGRGMVVVRSRKHCVLFHKEMVRQMKERGLSYSCLVGFSGVVHLKGDHKEYTEVSLNKENGLEGSNIPSGLKDPRFRILIVSNKFQTGFDEPLIHSMYVDKKLSGVQCVQTLSRLNRTKSGKTDTFVLDFVNDTEKIVESFQPFYTSTVLTGETEPDKLYDLQNEIESFTIFSDDHIDRFCKEFYKDTETDERLHPIIDEVVDNFKNLENDEQKEEFKSKIQSFIRLYSYISQIINFTEVNWEKLYVFLRFLNKKLPKGITEKISIIDSVDLGSLRIQMMGESRLSLEDKGGEIEPMSGGTGGGIDEPELDLLSHIIQRINEVYGIELSEEDKVDLKQVTERLKNNDDLVSVMMGDNSESDKKDWFKKEFGGEVSEYYGDRLDFYKKIMNPKVFPMILEGMYKDYNKDIRK